In Nicotiana tabacum cultivar K326 chromosome 19, ASM71507v2, whole genome shotgun sequence, one DNA window encodes the following:
- the LOC107802593 gene encoding uncharacterized protein At5g49945 — protein sequence MAKRSFSLSHFSSFFLPRGDTLFYLIALFSILSLLLHHLSPVSAAENRHFEGFDADEVDDFAEPIDPIISSTPPPPLTTTLSVSDPVESHHGPPDPAPPVTSQPSDPKPASTSFDYWDEDEFEGIPQSLTSASPLITESVTATPTSSDSDPNLKSEPEPEPEIPKSISSYTVEIVCVSFLIMFVINYFTGKKENENLALAWASKFATKDSIFEKNFSLLGVGETDDSPLLLKEGQNVFKFYASGRRFCQGLLATMELKSRHDLISRLYNMVVPCKDEITFEVYMNDDAMDHVVLAVARKKLAKTMQKEITDLQRFASLVSPPSGRKWVAEELAVVSESKEVAGDMINETVLDQVFGDKAYEKFGKGFISVHFSDQHLGSHKKMLIFKFALPDAKNMADMTRLVALVPYYIDLVGRYKLSSHARTKTDGARTKIAQEIYKELQNARQEALQRKKAEQRKKIEEAEAKLSAEALRKKEAKERARQMKKAMPKMKMTRAG from the exons ATGGCGAAGCGGTCCTTTTCCCTTTCTCATTTCTCCTCCTTCTTCCTCCCTAGAGGCGACACTCTCTTTTACCTTATTGCCCTTTTCTCCATCCTTTCCCTCCTCCTCCACCACCTCTCCCCCGTCTCCGCCGCCGAGAACCGCCACTTCGAGGGTTTCGACGCcgatgaagtcgatgacttcgctgaacccatcgacccaATCATCTCCTCCACCCCACCACCTCCCCTTACCACTACTCTCTCCGTCTCCGACCCTGTTGAATCCCACCACGGCCCTCCTGATCCAGCCCCTCCCGTTACATCTCAGCCGTCCGATCCAAAACCAGCTTCAACATCCTTTGACTACTGGGATGAGGATGAATTCGAAGGTATTCCTCAATCTTTAACCTCTGCTTCCCCTTTAATTACTGAATCTGTCACTGCCACTCCCACTTCTTCCGATTCCGATCCTAATTTGAAATCTGAACCAGAGCCCGAGCCTGAAATCCCGAAATCCATATCTTCCTATACTGTTGAGATTGTTTGTGTTTCTTTCTTGATTATGTTTGTAATAAACTATTTTACTGgaaaaaaagagaatgagaacTTAGCATTAGCTTGGGCTAGTAAATTTGCAACAAAAGACTCTATCTTTGAGAAGAATTTTAGCTTATTGGGTGTTGGGGAAACCGATGATTCACCATTGTTGTTGAAAGAAGGACAAAATGTGTTCAAATTTTATGCTAGTGGGAGGAGATTTTGCCAGGGTTTGTTGGCTACGATGGAGCTTAAAAGCAGGCATGATTTGATTTCGAGGTTGTATAATATGGTggtgccttgcaaagatgagatAACGTTTGAGGTGTATATGAATGATGATGCAATGGACCACGTGGTTCTTGCTGTGGCTAGGAAGAAACTGGCCAAGACGATGCAAAAGGAGATTACGGATCTTCAGAGGTTTGCATCGTTGGTGAGCCCGCCCAGTGGGAGGAAATGGGTTGCTGAAGAGTTGGCTGTTGTTTCCGAGTCGAAGGAGGTGGCTGGGGATATGATCAATGAAACTGTGCTCGATCAG GTTTTCGGTGACAAAGCATATGAGAAATTTGGCAAAGGTTTCATCTCGGTGCATTTCTCTGATCAACATCTGGGTTCACACAAGAAGATGCTGATATTCAAGTTTGCTCTCCCTGATGCCAAAAACATGGCTGATATGACCCGGCTTGTGGCTCTTGTACCTTATTACATTGACTTAGTTGGACGATACAAGTTGAGCTCGCAT GCCCGCACAAAAACTGATGGAGCAAGAACGAAGATTGCTCAAGAGATTTACAAAGAACTACAGAATGCCAGGCAGGAAGCGCTGCAGAGGAAGAAGGCTGAGCAGAGAAAGAAGATAGAGGAAGCTGAGGCTAAGCTTAGTGCAGAGGCTCTTCGCAAGAAAGAGGCTAAAGAGCGTGCTCGGCAGATGAAGAAGgcaatgccaaaaatgaaaatgacccgGGCTGGGTAG